A genomic region of Chaetodon auriga isolate fChaAug3 chromosome 11, fChaAug3.hap1, whole genome shotgun sequence contains the following coding sequences:
- the tarbp1 gene encoding tRNA (guanosine(18)-2'-O)-methyltransferase TARBP1 isoform X1 gives MYSVLINAVLSSSPDYGLLFESLSWPSDSWPETERVDALTAFIEGLGPLMADSNTTPFSPATRRSIKDKVESVIWTQCLPLLSRVSAEAGEGMRCRESTTALCRLVSVCVPLCDEAVPGRVALSVLPSLQLSEEEEVPGSGRLSVEVASEVVAALIPSLSADEQLTLTTLTSALSCIKTLPDPLVSKITVRLLLTLLKCCSGARLGSGLKLILDDLCSWHSTDRTPVVTERALLCLTALSDHLLNPHSLPPSFSSCEPRLSLQFWRMVQDGLTHRDSVSRKRALYLLKKCVALSEEEGVDCPPCPSGEDEILFRWAPHRSQLLREFWEDYALVMETLEENQVHVVRPVLNRIDTLIQTTVNDSQASGQGLFHPSWLLCVYQRMFHSENKSLMREGVCHLLELQVLQQSDFAVAFSQFIIGPFMDVLSETSLFHRSVGQSVGDCPELGAKLQVFMATFFSSLPCEHRGRMLLQMIQQLCSKHWCAVPLLFLSQALSKLPPSPLLGIEGLTALREVLRCTMITHQVLLRGAAQCFLLNSALRLTDVSAVTLDDVFSFLMDFRADESLCRGTQIWNQLCAWLLDNEGSFKPRILVGDGSGAATTKETVRSYVQSEIYTYLKVPASIGHAERLPDLREADKLARAILLCVDMERGELGAEISNTLESLLSPLLDTLSRVSTNIYLPVRKSDKSLQLVLRLFQLGRTPGCQHAGEEQDNVMMAMKRLIFKFVDPVQEFILRRLFGELQELFDVERAELYLCVLRQLVVMYSSAPQHHNKIQQTYFPKLIQHSLRVLQEPSLQVHSVANQVAAAVAMASLATACGLVEQDVIDMSSDAVSVLKSLNNYFYSPVPSSQSPSSLGNFNKRLQRPQTGDDSSDVGLQGPLLQDWGRIAANFMRDQWICLSFLIKAVGIPESREISRASETLKAALGCSVEALALLPSDLVLPVLTFMETVLPQLLLSEEALCVQALTLSWQLVQGLSTNAHDFWLALKGFISMAFHHKLLQLTDSQAPTLVSTMNRIASELMELSQSKSGVFGVLLQHCCQTWLPTDQGSGDAADAMFSSVFGHVNILSEACVYGPVFRRDQRLIQDVQTYVEQLGEECSANVAVTSDNRDDQFPRTCVLTFLSRLDSSNLQHQRLMEELVKDLLKKDNDISKSKVRYYSNSLQHRVKNRVWQTLLLLLPKLREEFVAASLNRVFEAGFCSNQASVKYLIEWMMILILVHYPQHMDSFLACFSMDHEKTKTSSCTFLSVLVHFSVIVPNLKDEAVHLRKALDVILQWCFNHNFSVRLYALLALKRVWSLAEVRAEEGADGLGGLSAVIKACLNQAEAMQSTGNANKNWMKIQEHFFFGAFHPIRDYSVETVFYTFPSLSELADDEWIPPWKFEKLSCFCESPSFPLRNPAPDLSRLQPGDWIQQDKGEQSKEDRWADVQKKITPWRLGIQEQEPELQLVPQQRAARLGKLHGSLLVVASLIDKPTNLGGLCRTCEIFGASALVLDSLRHVSDKHFQSLSVSSELWLPLLEVKPAELTDFLQVKKSEGYCIVGVEQTANSQSLQDYQFPEKTLLLLGNEREGIPANLLQMFDVCVEIPQQGVIRSLNVHVSAALLIWEYTRQHLTSGSAQVNSKCS, from the exons ATGTATTCAGTTTTAATTAACGCCGTTTTGTCCAGCTCTCCTGACTATGGCCTTTTGTTTGAGTCTCTGTCCTGGCCGAGTGACTCATGGCCAGAGACGGAGCGGGTGGACGCGCTGACAGCTTTTATCGAAGGACTCGGACCACTTATGGCCGACTCGAACACGACTCCGTTTTCACCTGCGACTAGAAGATCTATAAAAGATAAAGTCGAGTCGGTGATCTGGACCCAGTGTCTACCTCTTCTCTCCAGAGTATCAGCAGAGGCCGGTGAAGGCATGCGGTGCAGGGAGAGCACCACTGCTCTCTGCCGGCTTGTGAGCGTCTGTGTCCCGCTGTGTGACGAGGCTGTACCGGGGCGGGTagctctgtctgtcctgccgTCGCTGCAGCtgtcggaggaggaggaggtgcccGGTTCGGGACGCCTCAGCGTGGAGGTTGCTAGTGAAGTCGTGGCTGCCCTCATACCTTCTCTATCAGCGGATGAACAGCTCACACTCACCACCTTGACATCTGCTTTGTCCTGCATCAAAACACTCCCAGATCCGCTAGTCTCCAAAATCACAGTCAGGCTCCTCTTGACCCTCCTGAAGTGCTGCAGCGGTGCGAGGTTAGGGAGCGGCCTCAAACTGATTCTGGATGATCTGTGCAGCTGGCACTCCACTGACCGCACACCTGTGGTTACAGAGCGGgcactgctgtgtttgaccGCCCTGTCAGACCACCTGCTGAACCCTCACAGTCTCcccccctccttttcctcctgtgaGCCTCGCCTGTCTCTCCAGTTCTGGAGGATGGTTCAGGATGGACTGACGCACAGAGACAGCGTGTCACGTAAGAGGGCGTTGTACCTGCTGAAAAAGTGCGTGGccctgtcagaggaggagggggtggactGTCCTCCCTGTCCATCGGGGGAAG ATGAGATCTTGTTCAGATGGGCCCCTCACAGGAGCCAGTTGCTTAGAGAGTTCTGGGAGGATTATGCGCTGGTGATGGAGACCCTGGAGGAGAACCAG GTCCACGTCGTCCGGCCAGTTCTAAACCGAATAGACACGCTGATCCAAACAACAGTGAACGACAGTCAAG CTTCAGGTCAAGGCCTCTTCCACCCCtcctggctgctgtgtgtgtaccagCGGATGTTCCACAGTGAGAATAAATCCTTGATGAGAGAAGGAGTGTGTCATCTGCTCGAGCTGCAggtcctgcagcagtcagactttgCCGTGGCCTTTTCTCAG tTCATCATTGGCCCTTTTATGGATGTTCTGTCTGAAACGTCGCTCTTCCACAG GTCAGTTGGACAGAGTGTAGGAGATTGTCCTGAACTCGGGGCTAAACTCCAGGTGTTCATGGCCACGTTCTTCAGCAGCCTACCATGCGAGCATCGAG GCCGTATGCTGCTGCAGATGATCCAGCAGCTGTGCTCTAAACACTGGTGTGCGGtacccctcctcttcctctcccaggCTCTGTCCAAACTTCCCCCGAGTCCATTGCTGGGAATTGAAGGGCTCACTGCTCTCAG GGAGGTGCTGCGCTGCACTATGATCACTCATCAAGTCCTGCTGAGAGGTGCTGCTCAGTGCTTCCTGCTGAACAGTGCCCTCCGTCTCACAGACGTG AGCGCAGTGACCCTGGATGATGTTTTTAGTTTCCTGATGGATTTCCGTGCAGACGAGTCTCTTTGTAGAGGCACACAGATCTGGAATCAG TTGTGTGCCTGGCTATTGGACAATGAAGGCAGTTTCAAGCCCAGGATTCTGGTTGGAGATGGTTCTGGTGCTGCCACGACGAAAGAAACTGTAAGAAGCTACGTTCAAAGCGAGATATACACCTATCTCAAAGTCCCAGCTAGCATAG GTCACGCTGAGAGGTTGCCTGACCTTAGAGAGGCTGATAAGTTGGCCAGGGCcattctgctgtgtgtggacATGGAGAGGGGTGAACTCGGGGCAGAGATCAGTAACACTCTGGAGTCATTACTGTCTCCGCTGCTGGACACCCTGAGCAGAGTCAGCACCAATATCTACTTGCCTGTGCGTAAGAGTGACAAGAGCCTGCAGCTTGTGCTCCGACTGTTCCAGCTTGGAAGAACACCAGGCTGTCAGCATGCTGGAGAGGAGCAAG ATAACGTGATGATGGCCATGAAGAGGCTCATTTTTAAATTTGTGGATCCGGTCCAGGAGTTTATCCTGAGGCGGCTGTTTGGGGAGCTGCAGGAG CTGTTTGATGTGGAGCGGGCAGAGCTGTATCTGTGCGTCCTGAGGCAGCTGGTGGTCATGTACAGTTCTGCACCACAGCACCACAATAAAATCCAGCAGACCTATTTCCCTAAACTCATCCAGCACAGCCTCAGGGTCCTGCAAGAGCCAAGCCTGCAG GTCCACTCTGTGGCAAACCAGGTGGCTGCAGCGGTTGCAATGGCATCCCTGGCTACGGCATGTGGTCTTGTGGAGCAGGATGTGATTGACATGAGTTCAGACGCCGTTTCTGTCCTGAAATCACTGAATAACTACTTCTACAGTCCAGTGCCATCATCCCAAAGTCCGTCCTCTCTGGGAAACTTCAATAAACGCCTGCAAAGACCCCAGACGGGAGATGATTCAAG tGATGTAGGACTGCAGGGTCCTCTGCTGCAGGACTGGGGACGCATTGCTGCCAATTTCATGCGGGACCAGTGGATCTGTCTGAGCTTCCTGATCAAGGCTGTTGGGATTCCCGAGTCTCGAGAGATTTCCAGAGCGTCCGAGACTCTCAAGGCTGCTCTGGGCTGCAGTGTGGAGGCCCTGGCTCTGCTGCCCAGTGACCTGGTGCTGCCTGTGCTCACCTTTATGGAGACAGTGCTGCCACAA TTGCTGCTCTCTGAGGAGGCCCTCTGCGTGCAGGCTCTGACTCTGAGCTGGCAGCTGGTGCAGGGGCTGAGCACTAACGCTCACGACTTCTGGCTCGCCCTGAAAGGCTTCATCTCTATGGCCTTCCATCATAAGCTGCTCCAGCTGACGGACTCTCAGGCTCCGACACTTGTCTCCACAATGAACCGG ATTGCCTCTGAGCTGATGGAGCTGTCTCAGTCAAAGAGCGGAGTGTTCGGCGTGCTGCTTCAGCACTGCTGTCAGACGTGGCTGCCCACAGACCAAGGCAGCGGCGACGCAGCCGACGCCATGTTTTCTAGTGTTTTCGGCCACGTCAACATACTCTCTGAGGCTTGTGTCTATGGGCCAGTGTTCAGGAGAGATCAGCG GCTCATCCAGGACGTCCAAACATATGTGGAGCAACTAGGTGAAGAGTGCTCCGCCAACGTCGCAGTTACAAG cgATAACAGAGACGATCAGTTTCCTCGAACATGTGTGCTGACCTTTCTCAGCCGCCTGGATTCCTCTAATCTGCAGCATCAAAGACTGATGGAGGAACTAGTCAAGGATTTGTTGAAAAAG GATAATGACATATCAAAGTCAAAAGTGCGTTACTATAGCAACTCCCTGCAACATCGTGTCAAAAACCGAGTAtggcaaacactgctgctgctgctgcccaaaCTCAGAGAG gagtttGTCGCCGCGTCGCTGAACCGCGTGTTCGAGGCTGGATTCTGCAGTAACCAGGCCTCAGTCAAGTACCTGATCGAGTGGATGATGATTCTGATCCTCGTCCACTATCCGCAACACATGGACAGCTTTTTGGCCTGCTTCAGCATG GATCATGAAAAGACCAAGACGAGCAGCTGCACCTTCCTGTCAGTCCTGGTGCATTTCAGTGTCATCGTTCCTAATCTTAAGGATGAG gctgTGCACTTGCGTAAAGCGCTGGACGTCATCCTGCAGTGGTGTTTCAACCATAACTTCAGCGTGCGCCTGTACGCCTTGCTGGCCCTGAAGAGGGTGTGGAGCCTGGCTGAGGTCCGGGCAGAGGAAGGGGCCGATGGTTTGGGAGGGCTGTCCGCAGTGATCAAGGCCTGTCTGAACCAGGCGGAGGCCATGCAGAGCACCGG AAATGCCAACAAGAATTGGATGAAGATTCAGGAGCACTTCTTCTTTGGTGCCTTTCATCCTATCAGGGATTACAGTGTTGAG aCCGTATTCTATACTTTTCCCAGTCTGTCAGAGTTGGCCGATGATGAGTGGATTCCACCCTGGAAGTTTGAGAAGCTGTCATGTTTCTGCGAGAGTCCATCTTTTCCTTTGAGGAATCCTGCTCCTGACCTGAGCCGGCTCCAGCCTGGAGACTGGATCCAGCAAGACAAAG GTGAGCAGAGTAAGGAGGACCGCTGGGCCGATGTGCAGAAGAAGATCACTCCCTGGAGGTTGGGGATCCAGGAACAGGAGCCTGAACTTCAGCTGGTCCCACAACAGAGGGCCGCTCGACTGGGCAAACTGCACGGCTCCCTGCTGGTGGTGGCCTCGCTTATCGACAAGCCCACCAATTTAGGAG GTCTGTGCAGGACCTGTGAGATCTTCGGTGCCAGCGCTCTGGTTCTGGACAGCCTCCGCCACGTCAGCGACAAACACTTTCAGTCCCTGAGCGTCTCGTCTGAGCTGTGGCTTCCTCTGTTAGAG GTGAAGCCTGCGGAGCTCACTGACTTCCTGCAGGTGAAGAAGAGTGAAGGCTACTGTATTGTTGGAGTGGAGCAGACAGCCAACAGTCAGAGCCTCCAGGACTACCAGTTCCCTGAGAAGACCCTGCTCCTTCTGGG GAACGAACGAGAAGGTATTCCCGCCAATTTGCTCCAAATGTTTGACGTGTGCGTGGAGATCCCTCAACAAGGGGTCATCCGTTCACTCAACGTGCAC
- the tarbp1 gene encoding tRNA (guanosine(18)-2'-O)-methyltransferase TARBP1 isoform X2 has translation MYSVLINAVLSSSPDYGLLFESLSWPSDSWPETERVDALTAFIEGLGPLMADSNTTPFSPATRRSIKDKVESVIWTQCLPLLSRVSAEAGEGMRCRESTTALCRLVSVCVPLCDEAVPGRVALSVLPSLQLSEEEEVPGSGRLSVEVASEVVAALIPSLSADEQLTLTTLTSALSCIKTLPDPLVSKITVRLLLTLLKCCSGARLGSGLKLILDDLCSWHSTDRTPVVTERALLCLTALSDHLLNPHSLPPSFSSCEPRLSLQFWRMVQDGLTHRDSVSRKRALYLLKKCVALSEEEGVDCPPCPSGEDEILFRWAPHRSQLLREFWEDYALVMETLEENQVHVVRPVLNRIDTLIQTTVNDSQGQGLFHPSWLLCVYQRMFHSENKSLMREGVCHLLELQVLQQSDFAVAFSQFIIGPFMDVLSETSLFHRSVGQSVGDCPELGAKLQVFMATFFSSLPCEHRGRMLLQMIQQLCSKHWCAVPLLFLSQALSKLPPSPLLGIEGLTALREVLRCTMITHQVLLRGAAQCFLLNSALRLTDVSAVTLDDVFSFLMDFRADESLCRGTQIWNQLCAWLLDNEGSFKPRILVGDGSGAATTKETVRSYVQSEIYTYLKVPASIGHAERLPDLREADKLARAILLCVDMERGELGAEISNTLESLLSPLLDTLSRVSTNIYLPVRKSDKSLQLVLRLFQLGRTPGCQHAGEEQDNVMMAMKRLIFKFVDPVQEFILRRLFGELQELFDVERAELYLCVLRQLVVMYSSAPQHHNKIQQTYFPKLIQHSLRVLQEPSLQVHSVANQVAAAVAMASLATACGLVEQDVIDMSSDAVSVLKSLNNYFYSPVPSSQSPSSLGNFNKRLQRPQTGDDSSDVGLQGPLLQDWGRIAANFMRDQWICLSFLIKAVGIPESREISRASETLKAALGCSVEALALLPSDLVLPVLTFMETVLPQLLLSEEALCVQALTLSWQLVQGLSTNAHDFWLALKGFISMAFHHKLLQLTDSQAPTLVSTMNRIASELMELSQSKSGVFGVLLQHCCQTWLPTDQGSGDAADAMFSSVFGHVNILSEACVYGPVFRRDQRLIQDVQTYVEQLGEECSANVAVTSDNRDDQFPRTCVLTFLSRLDSSNLQHQRLMEELVKDLLKKDNDISKSKVRYYSNSLQHRVKNRVWQTLLLLLPKLREEFVAASLNRVFEAGFCSNQASVKYLIEWMMILILVHYPQHMDSFLACFSMDHEKTKTSSCTFLSVLVHFSVIVPNLKDEAVHLRKALDVILQWCFNHNFSVRLYALLALKRVWSLAEVRAEEGADGLGGLSAVIKACLNQAEAMQSTGNANKNWMKIQEHFFFGAFHPIRDYSVETVFYTFPSLSELADDEWIPPWKFEKLSCFCESPSFPLRNPAPDLSRLQPGDWIQQDKGEQSKEDRWADVQKKITPWRLGIQEQEPELQLVPQQRAARLGKLHGSLLVVASLIDKPTNLGGLCRTCEIFGASALVLDSLRHVSDKHFQSLSVSSELWLPLLEVKPAELTDFLQVKKSEGYCIVGVEQTANSQSLQDYQFPEKTLLLLGNEREGIPANLLQMFDVCVEIPQQGVIRSLNVHVSAALLIWEYTRQHLTSGSAQVNSKCS, from the exons ATGTATTCAGTTTTAATTAACGCCGTTTTGTCCAGCTCTCCTGACTATGGCCTTTTGTTTGAGTCTCTGTCCTGGCCGAGTGACTCATGGCCAGAGACGGAGCGGGTGGACGCGCTGACAGCTTTTATCGAAGGACTCGGACCACTTATGGCCGACTCGAACACGACTCCGTTTTCACCTGCGACTAGAAGATCTATAAAAGATAAAGTCGAGTCGGTGATCTGGACCCAGTGTCTACCTCTTCTCTCCAGAGTATCAGCAGAGGCCGGTGAAGGCATGCGGTGCAGGGAGAGCACCACTGCTCTCTGCCGGCTTGTGAGCGTCTGTGTCCCGCTGTGTGACGAGGCTGTACCGGGGCGGGTagctctgtctgtcctgccgTCGCTGCAGCtgtcggaggaggaggaggtgcccGGTTCGGGACGCCTCAGCGTGGAGGTTGCTAGTGAAGTCGTGGCTGCCCTCATACCTTCTCTATCAGCGGATGAACAGCTCACACTCACCACCTTGACATCTGCTTTGTCCTGCATCAAAACACTCCCAGATCCGCTAGTCTCCAAAATCACAGTCAGGCTCCTCTTGACCCTCCTGAAGTGCTGCAGCGGTGCGAGGTTAGGGAGCGGCCTCAAACTGATTCTGGATGATCTGTGCAGCTGGCACTCCACTGACCGCACACCTGTGGTTACAGAGCGGgcactgctgtgtttgaccGCCCTGTCAGACCACCTGCTGAACCCTCACAGTCTCcccccctccttttcctcctgtgaGCCTCGCCTGTCTCTCCAGTTCTGGAGGATGGTTCAGGATGGACTGACGCACAGAGACAGCGTGTCACGTAAGAGGGCGTTGTACCTGCTGAAAAAGTGCGTGGccctgtcagaggaggagggggtggactGTCCTCCCTGTCCATCGGGGGAAG ATGAGATCTTGTTCAGATGGGCCCCTCACAGGAGCCAGTTGCTTAGAGAGTTCTGGGAGGATTATGCGCTGGTGATGGAGACCCTGGAGGAGAACCAG GTCCACGTCGTCCGGCCAGTTCTAAACCGAATAGACACGCTGATCCAAACAACAGTGAACGACAGTCAAG GTCAAGGCCTCTTCCACCCCtcctggctgctgtgtgtgtaccagCGGATGTTCCACAGTGAGAATAAATCCTTGATGAGAGAAGGAGTGTGTCATCTGCTCGAGCTGCAggtcctgcagcagtcagactttgCCGTGGCCTTTTCTCAG tTCATCATTGGCCCTTTTATGGATGTTCTGTCTGAAACGTCGCTCTTCCACAG GTCAGTTGGACAGAGTGTAGGAGATTGTCCTGAACTCGGGGCTAAACTCCAGGTGTTCATGGCCACGTTCTTCAGCAGCCTACCATGCGAGCATCGAG GCCGTATGCTGCTGCAGATGATCCAGCAGCTGTGCTCTAAACACTGGTGTGCGGtacccctcctcttcctctcccaggCTCTGTCCAAACTTCCCCCGAGTCCATTGCTGGGAATTGAAGGGCTCACTGCTCTCAG GGAGGTGCTGCGCTGCACTATGATCACTCATCAAGTCCTGCTGAGAGGTGCTGCTCAGTGCTTCCTGCTGAACAGTGCCCTCCGTCTCACAGACGTG AGCGCAGTGACCCTGGATGATGTTTTTAGTTTCCTGATGGATTTCCGTGCAGACGAGTCTCTTTGTAGAGGCACACAGATCTGGAATCAG TTGTGTGCCTGGCTATTGGACAATGAAGGCAGTTTCAAGCCCAGGATTCTGGTTGGAGATGGTTCTGGTGCTGCCACGACGAAAGAAACTGTAAGAAGCTACGTTCAAAGCGAGATATACACCTATCTCAAAGTCCCAGCTAGCATAG GTCACGCTGAGAGGTTGCCTGACCTTAGAGAGGCTGATAAGTTGGCCAGGGCcattctgctgtgtgtggacATGGAGAGGGGTGAACTCGGGGCAGAGATCAGTAACACTCTGGAGTCATTACTGTCTCCGCTGCTGGACACCCTGAGCAGAGTCAGCACCAATATCTACTTGCCTGTGCGTAAGAGTGACAAGAGCCTGCAGCTTGTGCTCCGACTGTTCCAGCTTGGAAGAACACCAGGCTGTCAGCATGCTGGAGAGGAGCAAG ATAACGTGATGATGGCCATGAAGAGGCTCATTTTTAAATTTGTGGATCCGGTCCAGGAGTTTATCCTGAGGCGGCTGTTTGGGGAGCTGCAGGAG CTGTTTGATGTGGAGCGGGCAGAGCTGTATCTGTGCGTCCTGAGGCAGCTGGTGGTCATGTACAGTTCTGCACCACAGCACCACAATAAAATCCAGCAGACCTATTTCCCTAAACTCATCCAGCACAGCCTCAGGGTCCTGCAAGAGCCAAGCCTGCAG GTCCACTCTGTGGCAAACCAGGTGGCTGCAGCGGTTGCAATGGCATCCCTGGCTACGGCATGTGGTCTTGTGGAGCAGGATGTGATTGACATGAGTTCAGACGCCGTTTCTGTCCTGAAATCACTGAATAACTACTTCTACAGTCCAGTGCCATCATCCCAAAGTCCGTCCTCTCTGGGAAACTTCAATAAACGCCTGCAAAGACCCCAGACGGGAGATGATTCAAG tGATGTAGGACTGCAGGGTCCTCTGCTGCAGGACTGGGGACGCATTGCTGCCAATTTCATGCGGGACCAGTGGATCTGTCTGAGCTTCCTGATCAAGGCTGTTGGGATTCCCGAGTCTCGAGAGATTTCCAGAGCGTCCGAGACTCTCAAGGCTGCTCTGGGCTGCAGTGTGGAGGCCCTGGCTCTGCTGCCCAGTGACCTGGTGCTGCCTGTGCTCACCTTTATGGAGACAGTGCTGCCACAA TTGCTGCTCTCTGAGGAGGCCCTCTGCGTGCAGGCTCTGACTCTGAGCTGGCAGCTGGTGCAGGGGCTGAGCACTAACGCTCACGACTTCTGGCTCGCCCTGAAAGGCTTCATCTCTATGGCCTTCCATCATAAGCTGCTCCAGCTGACGGACTCTCAGGCTCCGACACTTGTCTCCACAATGAACCGG ATTGCCTCTGAGCTGATGGAGCTGTCTCAGTCAAAGAGCGGAGTGTTCGGCGTGCTGCTTCAGCACTGCTGTCAGACGTGGCTGCCCACAGACCAAGGCAGCGGCGACGCAGCCGACGCCATGTTTTCTAGTGTTTTCGGCCACGTCAACATACTCTCTGAGGCTTGTGTCTATGGGCCAGTGTTCAGGAGAGATCAGCG GCTCATCCAGGACGTCCAAACATATGTGGAGCAACTAGGTGAAGAGTGCTCCGCCAACGTCGCAGTTACAAG cgATAACAGAGACGATCAGTTTCCTCGAACATGTGTGCTGACCTTTCTCAGCCGCCTGGATTCCTCTAATCTGCAGCATCAAAGACTGATGGAGGAACTAGTCAAGGATTTGTTGAAAAAG GATAATGACATATCAAAGTCAAAAGTGCGTTACTATAGCAACTCCCTGCAACATCGTGTCAAAAACCGAGTAtggcaaacactgctgctgctgctgcccaaaCTCAGAGAG gagtttGTCGCCGCGTCGCTGAACCGCGTGTTCGAGGCTGGATTCTGCAGTAACCAGGCCTCAGTCAAGTACCTGATCGAGTGGATGATGATTCTGATCCTCGTCCACTATCCGCAACACATGGACAGCTTTTTGGCCTGCTTCAGCATG GATCATGAAAAGACCAAGACGAGCAGCTGCACCTTCCTGTCAGTCCTGGTGCATTTCAGTGTCATCGTTCCTAATCTTAAGGATGAG gctgTGCACTTGCGTAAAGCGCTGGACGTCATCCTGCAGTGGTGTTTCAACCATAACTTCAGCGTGCGCCTGTACGCCTTGCTGGCCCTGAAGAGGGTGTGGAGCCTGGCTGAGGTCCGGGCAGAGGAAGGGGCCGATGGTTTGGGAGGGCTGTCCGCAGTGATCAAGGCCTGTCTGAACCAGGCGGAGGCCATGCAGAGCACCGG AAATGCCAACAAGAATTGGATGAAGATTCAGGAGCACTTCTTCTTTGGTGCCTTTCATCCTATCAGGGATTACAGTGTTGAG aCCGTATTCTATACTTTTCCCAGTCTGTCAGAGTTGGCCGATGATGAGTGGATTCCACCCTGGAAGTTTGAGAAGCTGTCATGTTTCTGCGAGAGTCCATCTTTTCCTTTGAGGAATCCTGCTCCTGACCTGAGCCGGCTCCAGCCTGGAGACTGGATCCAGCAAGACAAAG GTGAGCAGAGTAAGGAGGACCGCTGGGCCGATGTGCAGAAGAAGATCACTCCCTGGAGGTTGGGGATCCAGGAACAGGAGCCTGAACTTCAGCTGGTCCCACAACAGAGGGCCGCTCGACTGGGCAAACTGCACGGCTCCCTGCTGGTGGTGGCCTCGCTTATCGACAAGCCCACCAATTTAGGAG GTCTGTGCAGGACCTGTGAGATCTTCGGTGCCAGCGCTCTGGTTCTGGACAGCCTCCGCCACGTCAGCGACAAACACTTTCAGTCCCTGAGCGTCTCGTCTGAGCTGTGGCTTCCTCTGTTAGAG GTGAAGCCTGCGGAGCTCACTGACTTCCTGCAGGTGAAGAAGAGTGAAGGCTACTGTATTGTTGGAGTGGAGCAGACAGCCAACAGTCAGAGCCTCCAGGACTACCAGTTCCCTGAGAAGACCCTGCTCCTTCTGGG GAACGAACGAGAAGGTATTCCCGCCAATTTGCTCCAAATGTTTGACGTGTGCGTGGAGATCCCTCAACAAGGGGTCATCCGTTCACTCAACGTGCAC